The following coding sequences lie in one Thalassoglobus polymorphus genomic window:
- a CDS encoding DUF1552 domain-containing protein yields MNKTIDRRRFFIRSVAGSLALPGLPSLMAGSISGTPAVAESRGAGVGARRFVAIGNLLGFQQKHFFPKTKGKGFEETPLLEPLAANREQITVYRGLDHGLRGGHFAVHTFLSGLLHHESKNRSDGNVTIDQFLADEVGDQTRFPSLTVGSEGGIHGGCQLSWTKSGVRVPPITGPAELFQKLFVTDSESRHEQKVKANALQTSILDSIREEAGSLSKRVNYEDKAKLDEYFSSIRDVEKRLELRKRWADQPKPQRPFDQPANLNTVEDLPMLYELIALALQTDSTRIATLEIGGSFLPQHLGIEKSYHGLSHHGNDEETVAHLVTLEKYQLEHYGKFLTRLAGMQDGEQTLLDSTTVLFGSGIGSANSHTNTDLPIVLAGGGYGKGEFKQTPSSGPGKVPLCNLFLDIAQRMGVQKESFGTSTGTYS; encoded by the coding sequence ATGAACAAAACCATCGATCGTCGCCGTTTTTTCATCCGATCCGTTGCAGGATCTCTCGCTTTGCCTGGCCTGCCATCTTTGATGGCTGGATCGATTAGCGGGACACCAGCTGTTGCGGAGTCGCGCGGTGCAGGCGTTGGAGCCCGCCGATTTGTTGCCATTGGGAACTTGCTGGGGTTTCAACAGAAGCATTTCTTCCCAAAAACGAAGGGAAAAGGTTTTGAAGAGACGCCGCTGCTCGAGCCACTGGCTGCGAACCGTGAGCAGATCACAGTTTATCGCGGACTTGATCACGGGCTTCGCGGTGGTCACTTCGCAGTCCACACGTTTCTCTCGGGTTTGCTGCATCACGAGTCCAAGAACCGATCGGATGGCAATGTTACCATCGACCAGTTCCTTGCTGATGAAGTCGGGGATCAAACTCGATTTCCATCACTTACGGTTGGATCAGAAGGTGGCATCCATGGTGGGTGTCAGCTCTCCTGGACCAAATCTGGCGTTCGCGTCCCACCGATCACTGGCCCGGCAGAGCTGTTTCAAAAGCTCTTTGTCACCGATTCGGAAAGCCGCCACGAGCAAAAGGTGAAGGCGAACGCTTTGCAGACTTCTATTCTCGATTCAATTCGCGAGGAAGCGGGATCACTTTCGAAACGAGTCAACTACGAAGACAAAGCGAAGCTCGACGAGTATTTCAGCTCGATCCGCGATGTTGAAAAACGACTGGAACTCCGCAAACGCTGGGCTGATCAACCCAAACCGCAGCGACCTTTTGACCAGCCAGCCAATCTCAATACGGTCGAAGATCTTCCGATGCTGTATGAGTTGATCGCACTCGCGTTACAGACAGACTCGACACGAATCGCAACGCTGGAAATCGGTGGCAGCTTTTTGCCACAGCATCTTGGGATCGAGAAGTCCTATCACGGCCTATCACATCATGGCAACGATGAAGAAACTGTCGCACACTTAGTGACTCTCGAAAAATATCAACTGGAGCATTACGGGAAATTCTTGACCCGTCTTGCCGGAATGCAAGATGGCGAACAGACGCTGCTTGACTCGACAACAGTACTCTTCGGGAGCGGTATCGGTAGTGCGAACTCTCATACCAATACTGACCTGCCGATTGTCCTGGCCGGCGGTGGCTATGGAAAGGGAGAATTCAAGCAGACTCCATCCAGCGGACCTGGAAAGGTTCCGCTGTGCAACCTCTTCCTTGATATCGCTCAGCGAATGGGCGTCCAGAAGGAATCGTTCGGGACTAGTACTGGAACGTACTCGTAA
- a CDS encoding DUF1559 domain-containing protein: MTQTSTISEPKPRRMPGFTLIELLVVIAIIAILVALLLPAVQQAREAARRSQCKNNLKQLGIAMHNYLDTHSVFPYGHQQELYAGQTKRRDSWFQRILPFVDQAPRYNLYENYHTVDPYKAEYIHRITDQDIVGPVPSASCPSDPESPGRGGNGGTVAFQSSYAVSAGAGQTISVDPTTQNITVTNMNVANTTQSTGLFYLNSKTGINTCRDGSSNTLLFSEGIVRDSSKGGWGELGGHWGGAPHGAFGFSVAETPNTTVPDRVYSCKQTSVAGAPNLAPCENGNADGLSGRWNFARSYHTGGVQVTLADGSVRFISENLDRQTWLKLGMPQDGQVIGEF, from the coding sequence ATGACCCAGACCTCCACAATTTCTGAACCGAAACCTCGCCGCATGCCAGGTTTTACCTTGATCGAATTGCTTGTCGTGATCGCAATCATTGCGATTCTTGTTGCCCTGCTCTTGCCAGCAGTTCAACAGGCCCGAGAAGCAGCTCGGCGGTCGCAATGTAAAAACAATTTGAAGCAACTCGGCATCGCGATGCACAACTATTTGGACACACATAGTGTGTTTCCCTACGGGCATCAGCAGGAGTTGTATGCTGGGCAAACGAAACGACGGGACTCTTGGTTCCAGAGAATTCTTCCTTTCGTCGATCAAGCGCCTCGGTACAACCTCTACGAAAATTATCACACGGTCGATCCATACAAGGCAGAGTATATTCACCGCATTACTGACCAGGACATCGTAGGCCCAGTTCCAAGTGCATCGTGTCCATCCGATCCGGAAAGTCCAGGACGAGGCGGGAACGGAGGCACTGTGGCTTTCCAGAGTAGCTATGCTGTTTCTGCCGGAGCCGGTCAGACGATCTCGGTCGACCCGACGACTCAGAACATTACTGTCACAAACATGAATGTGGCTAACACCACTCAGTCGACCGGTTTGTTCTATCTGAATTCCAAAACGGGAATTAACACTTGTCGTGATGGAAGTTCCAATACCCTTCTCTTCAGTGAAGGGATCGTTAGAGATAGCTCTAAAGGAGGCTGGGGAGAACTTGGCGGACACTGGGGTGGAGCTCCTCACGGAGCGTTTGGGTTCTCTGTCGCGGAAACTCCGAATACCACCGTGCCAGATCGCGTCTACAGCTGTAAGCAAACTTCGGTGGCTGGTGCTCCAAACCTTGCCCCTTGCGAAAACGGTAACGCTGATGGTTTGTCAGGACGCTGGAACTTCGCACGGAGTTATCACACCGGAGGCGTCCAGGTCACTCTCGCAGACGGTTCAGTACGATTCATTTCCGAGAACCTCGACCGGCAGACCTGGTTGAAGCTGGGTATGCCTCAAGATGGTCAAGTCATCGGTGAGTTCTAG
- the arsC gene encoding arsenate reductase (glutaredoxin) (This arsenate reductase requires both glutathione and glutaredoxin to convert arsenate to arsenite, after which the efflux transporter formed by ArsA and ArsB can extrude the arsenite from the cell, providing resistance.), which produces MKIYHNPRCSKSRQTLKLIEEAGIEPEVVEYLKTPPSAEELDRIMTMLDLEPEDLMRKKEPIYKELGLAGKSLSRTETIQTMVDNPKLIERPIVVKGKQAVVGRPPENVNKLL; this is translated from the coding sequence ATGAAGATCTACCACAACCCTCGGTGTTCGAAAAGTCGTCAAACCTTAAAGCTCATTGAAGAGGCTGGCATCGAGCCGGAAGTCGTCGAGTATTTGAAAACTCCACCGAGCGCTGAGGAACTCGATCGCATTATGACGATGCTCGATTTAGAGCCGGAGGACCTGATGCGTAAGAAAGAACCGATCTACAAAGAACTCGGGCTGGCAGGCAAATCGCTCTCGCGGACAGAAACCATTCAAACAATGGTCGATAATCCGAAACTGATCGAACGCCCGATTGTTGTGAAGGGAAAACAAGCTGTGGTTGGTCGTCCGCCAGAGAACGTCAACAAGTTGCTCTGA
- a CDS encoding SDR family oxidoreductase → MTGRILLTGATGYVGGRLLTLLQQRNQLVRCLSRRPDALADRRNETTEIVQGDVLDASSLKAAFEGVDTAYYFVHSMGAEGDFAEQDRVAAENFAQAAVAAGVQRIIYLGGLGNPDHHLSKHLRSRQETGNVLRLHHPQVVEFRASIVIGSGSLSFEMIRALVERLPIMICPKWVSVKAQPIAIEDLLMYLMAALEVPHGSSQVYEIGGPDQVSYGELMQEYARQRGLRRWMISVPFLTPYLSSLWLGLVTPVYARVGRKLVGSLRNPTLLSNNLAIRTFDIVPRSVPDAIQRALTNEDREFAETRWSDALSSGGSTKNWGGVRFGSRLVDSRKVTVSVPPESAFAPIRRIGGKKGWYYGNWLWSLRGFLDLLVGGIGVRRGRRDPEHLRVGDALDFWRVEASEEPNLLRLQAEMKLPGRAWLEFEVTPCPEGSEIRQTAIFDPVGLSGLMYWYGIYPLHQFVFAGMLRNIAREANRFETVPEAKQNDSSEGSDYSNVAAEEE, encoded by the coding sequence ATGACAGGTCGAATTCTCTTGACAGGTGCGACAGGCTACGTGGGAGGTCGTTTGCTGACACTCCTTCAACAGCGAAATCAACTTGTCCGCTGCCTGAGTCGACGTCCCGATGCCTTAGCTGATCGTCGGAACGAAACGACTGAAATTGTTCAGGGCGATGTTCTGGACGCATCCTCGCTCAAAGCGGCGTTTGAGGGTGTCGACACCGCTTACTACTTTGTCCATTCTATGGGGGCCGAGGGCGACTTTGCAGAACAGGATCGGGTGGCAGCTGAGAATTTTGCTCAGGCTGCGGTTGCAGCTGGAGTGCAGCGGATTATTTACTTAGGCGGCTTGGGGAACCCCGATCACCACTTGTCCAAGCATCTCCGCAGTCGTCAAGAAACCGGGAACGTGCTGCGGCTGCACCATCCTCAGGTGGTCGAGTTCCGAGCTTCGATTGTGATTGGCTCAGGGAGCCTTTCATTTGAAATGATCCGGGCTCTGGTAGAGCGATTGCCGATTATGATCTGTCCCAAGTGGGTCAGTGTCAAAGCGCAGCCCATTGCCATAGAGGATCTTCTGATGTACCTCATGGCAGCGCTTGAGGTCCCTCACGGTTCGTCGCAGGTGTACGAAATCGGCGGTCCAGACCAAGTCTCATATGGCGAGTTGATGCAAGAGTACGCTCGGCAGCGAGGTTTGCGTCGTTGGATGATCTCGGTCCCTTTTTTGACGCCGTATTTGTCCAGTTTGTGGCTCGGCCTGGTGACTCCGGTCTATGCACGTGTCGGACGTAAGCTAGTCGGGAGCCTGCGCAACCCAACTCTGCTCTCGAACAACTTGGCAATTCGGACCTTTGATATTGTTCCGCGATCAGTACCGGATGCAATCCAGCGGGCGCTGACGAATGAGGATCGTGAGTTCGCTGAGACTCGCTGGTCAGATGCCCTCTCATCTGGTGGTTCGACAAAAAATTGGGGAGGAGTCAGGTTCGGATCGCGTTTGGTCGATTCGCGAAAAGTGACCGTATCTGTTCCACCAGAGAGTGCTTTTGCGCCCATCCGTCGAATTGGAGGGAAAAAAGGCTGGTACTATGGGAATTGGCTGTGGTCGCTGCGCGGGTTCCTGGACCTGTTGGTTGGGGGGATCGGTGTTCGGCGCGGCCGTCGTGATCCCGAGCATTTGCGTGTCGGCGATGCCCTCGACTTCTGGAGAGTCGAAGCCAGTGAAGAACCGAATTTGTTGAGGCTTCAAGCTGAAATGAAACTGCCGGGGCGTGCCTGGCTTGAGTTTGAGGTCACACCATGTCCGGAAGGAAGTGAAATACGTCAGACAGCGATTTTCGATCCTGTCGGCTTATCTGGCTTGATGTACTGGTATGGAATCTACCCGCTGCATCAGTTTGTCTTCGCTGGGATGCTGCGGAATATTGCGCGAGAAGCGAACCGGTTCGAAACAGTCCCTGAAGCAAAACAGAATGACAGTTCGGAGGGTTCTGACTATTCAAATGTGGCGGCCGAAGAAGAATGA
- a CDS encoding HdeD family acid-resistance protein, producing the protein MSTELPLTPIQAISSNWWVLLLRGVLLVLVGIYALFAPGISLLAWALVVGCYLIADGIMAIAAGVVGWVESRGWMIVRGVLAILVGGFAAMHPALFGALAGVTVIALLGGWSIAGGILEIVVAIRERKAIEGEGWMILSGFLSILFGIVLFMAPLLSLSLFIRINGAFAIMFGCAAIFLSFKLKKLKAA; encoded by the coding sequence ATGAGTACAGAACTCCCATTAACACCAATCCAGGCAATTTCTTCGAACTGGTGGGTTCTGCTTTTGCGAGGCGTTTTGCTTGTCTTAGTCGGAATTTACGCGCTGTTCGCTCCGGGGATTAGTCTCCTCGCCTGGGCACTCGTCGTGGGCTGTTACCTGATTGCTGATGGCATTATGGCGATTGCTGCGGGCGTTGTTGGGTGGGTTGAGTCACGTGGATGGATGATTGTTCGCGGTGTTTTGGCCATTCTCGTTGGTGGCTTTGCAGCGATGCATCCGGCACTTTTCGGAGCACTCGCAGGGGTGACTGTGATCGCGCTCCTCGGCGGTTGGTCGATCGCTGGAGGAATTCTCGAAATCGTTGTCGCAATTCGCGAGCGAAAGGCTATTGAGGGAGAGGGCTGGATGATTCTCAGCGGCTTCTTGTCGATACTATTCGGGATCGTTTTGTTTATGGCGCCATTGTTGTCACTCAGCCTTTTCATCCGGATCAACGGAGCTTTCGCCATCATGTTCGGATGTGCTGCAATCTTTCTGTCCTTCAAGCTTAAGAAGTTGAAAGCTGCATGA
- a CDS encoding ATP-binding cassette domain-containing protein has product MSLISLRDVSFTWAGPSLLENINLEIGRGERIGLLGRNGAGKSTLMKLIAGEIPVDNGTLKLADGLKIGRLIQEVPDGTTQSVAELVREGLLDDHQEEWQVEQTLERLLTQMNLSGDAQFAQLSSGMKRRALLAQALIREPDLLLLDEPTNHLDIDSINWLESFLKKFQGTILFVTHDRVFLQALATRMLEIDRGKLFDWTCDYQTFLKRRDELLHAEEQQNQLFDKKLAEEEVWIRQGIKARRTRNEGRVRALKSMRNERSQRRERTGSVKMQAGEADRSGQLVMEAKNVTFGYEANTPIIQNFTSTISRGDKIGIVGPNGVGKSTLLKLILGDLAPTSGDIRQGTNLQLIYFDQLREQIDDEKTVAENVGEGQDQLTINGKQKHVLGYLQDFLFTPERARRPARYLSGGERNRMLLARIFKRPSNIMVLDEPTNDLDAETLELLEDLLGNYPGTVLLVSHDRAFLNNVVTSTLVLNGDGTVSEYDGGYDDYLRQRPPEKEPEASPKKSRPAGKVRENAQKPKLSYKEKKELEAIPQKIDDLEQTQASLQSAMADPEFFKQDGEKIATETARLQDLSKELESLYNRWEELAAKE; this is encoded by the coding sequence ATGTCCTTGATCAGTTTGCGCGACGTCTCCTTCACATGGGCGGGACCGTCGCTGTTAGAAAATATCAATCTTGAAATCGGACGTGGAGAGCGTATTGGCTTGCTGGGCCGCAACGGTGCCGGAAAGTCCACATTGATGAAGTTGATCGCTGGGGAAATTCCGGTCGACAACGGAACCCTCAAACTTGCAGATGGCTTAAAGATTGGCCGACTCATCCAGGAAGTCCCTGACGGCACCACTCAGTCAGTGGCTGAACTTGTTCGCGAAGGTCTCCTTGACGACCACCAGGAGGAATGGCAAGTCGAGCAAACACTGGAACGGCTCCTCACGCAAATGAACCTCTCTGGCGACGCCCAGTTCGCTCAGCTCTCCTCTGGAATGAAAAGGCGGGCGCTGCTCGCACAGGCCCTCATCCGAGAGCCTGATTTGCTTCTGCTTGATGAACCAACCAACCACTTGGATATTGATTCCATCAACTGGTTGGAGAGCTTCTTGAAAAAATTTCAGGGAACGATTTTATTCGTCACACATGATCGAGTCTTCCTGCAAGCTCTGGCAACTCGCATGCTCGAAATTGATCGCGGCAAGCTCTTTGACTGGACCTGCGATTATCAAACATTCCTCAAAAGACGAGATGAACTCCTCCACGCTGAGGAGCAACAGAATCAACTCTTCGACAAAAAATTGGCAGAAGAAGAAGTCTGGATTCGTCAGGGAATCAAAGCCCGCCGAACACGAAACGAAGGACGCGTGAGAGCACTGAAAAGCATGCGTAACGAACGCAGCCAGCGCCGCGAGAGAACCGGCAGCGTGAAGATGCAGGCAGGTGAAGCAGACCGCTCCGGGCAATTGGTAATGGAAGCCAAAAACGTCACCTTCGGTTACGAGGCAAACACCCCGATCATCCAGAACTTTACTTCAACGATCTCAAGAGGCGACAAGATTGGTATCGTCGGCCCTAACGGAGTCGGAAAAAGTACGCTTCTCAAATTAATTCTGGGAGACTTAGCTCCAACATCGGGAGATATCCGTCAAGGAACAAACCTGCAACTCATCTACTTCGATCAGCTTCGTGAGCAGATCGATGATGAAAAAACCGTCGCTGAAAATGTCGGCGAAGGACAGGATCAACTGACAATCAACGGCAAACAAAAACACGTCCTGGGATACCTGCAAGACTTCCTCTTCACCCCCGAACGAGCCAGACGCCCGGCCAGATATCTCTCGGGTGGCGAGCGGAATCGTATGTTGCTGGCCCGGATTTTCAAACGTCCGTCAAACATCATGGTTCTCGACGAACCGACTAACGATCTCGATGCAGAGACTCTCGAACTCCTCGAAGATTTACTCGGCAACTATCCCGGAACTGTCCTACTGGTCAGCCACGATCGAGCATTCCTCAATAACGTAGTGACAAGCACGCTGGTCCTCAACGGCGACGGAACCGTCAGCGAGTACGATGGGGGGTACGACGACTACCTGCGGCAACGTCCACCTGAAAAAGAACCTGAGGCATCACCCAAAAAGTCCAGACCCGCAGGAAAGGTTCGTGAGAACGCGCAGAAACCGAAACTCTCATACAAAGAGAAAAAGGAACTCGAAGCGATCCCGCAAAAAATTGACGATCTGGAACAAACTCAGGCTAGCTTACAATCCGCAATGGCAGACCCTGAATTCTTCAAACAGGACGGTGAAAAAATCGCCACAGAAACAGCTCGACTCCAAGACCTCAGCAAAGAGCTGGAATCACTCTACAATCGCTGGGAAGAACTGGCCGCCAAAGAATAG
- a CDS encoding diacylglycerol kinase — MKVKFRYPLFRLTKIMLTPPSQEMHIIKPGRAPWRQRLVDAETGFRLGLRTDSTLFVYVLLGSMTLVSGAVLGIEKLEWVALVLTFGLTLSVELFHQLLKFLVQEFKHHLRKDIHQMLRLGTAACLATNIAAAIVVAIIFGSRIWHLFS; from the coding sequence ATGAAAGTTAAATTCCGCTACCCACTCTTCCGATTAACGAAGATCATGTTGACACCCCCCAGCCAAGAAATGCACATCATTAAACCTGGCCGTGCCCCATGGAGGCAAAGGCTCGTCGATGCGGAAACAGGCTTTCGCCTCGGCTTGCGGACCGACTCAACACTGTTTGTCTACGTGTTGCTGGGCTCAATGACGCTTGTTTCCGGAGCCGTTCTTGGCATCGAAAAACTCGAATGGGTTGCCTTGGTGCTGACTTTCGGGCTCACACTCTCAGTGGAACTCTTTCATCAGTTGCTGAAATTTCTTGTCCAGGAATTTAAGCATCACCTGAGAAAAGATATCCATCAAATGCTCAGACTAGGCACCGCAGCGTGCCTCGCCACAAACATCGCGGCAGCAATTGTTGTGGCGATCATCTTCGGAAGCCGTATTTGGCACCTCTTTTCTTGA
- a CDS encoding Fur family transcriptional regulator, with amino-acid sequence MSELEAVSVAVSPSEKYREYLATQRLRMTRERAIIVEEVFATHEHFDAEQLIQRLNLRQDGKRVSRSTIYRSIKQLEDARLIRKVARQDDRDLYEHDYGYPQHDHLICKKCGELTEFDNDKISELLEEVARGFGFRIEGHRLEAHGLCDKCCRRPRERPKKLNLI; translated from the coding sequence GTGTCTGAATTGGAAGCGGTTTCTGTTGCCGTCTCTCCAAGTGAGAAGTATCGAGAATACCTCGCCACGCAACGATTGCGCATGACGCGCGAGCGTGCGATCATTGTTGAGGAGGTTTTTGCAACCCATGAACACTTCGATGCAGAGCAACTGATACAGCGACTGAATTTGCGACAGGATGGCAAGCGAGTGAGCCGTTCGACGATTTATCGCTCGATCAAGCAACTCGAAGACGCGCGTCTTATTCGCAAAGTCGCTCGCCAGGATGATCGTGACCTCTACGAGCACGATTATGGTTACCCGCAGCACGACCATCTCATCTGCAAAAAGTGCGGCGAGTTAACTGAATTTGATAACGACAAGATCAGTGAACTCCTTGAAGAAGTCGCGCGAGGATTCGGTTTTCGCATCGAGGGACACCGATTAGAAGCGCATGGCTTGTGCGACAAATGTTGTCGTCGCCCCAGAGAACGCCCAAAGAAACTCAACTTGATTTGA
- a CDS encoding transcription termination/antitermination NusG family protein, with protein sequence MPILKEEKSIYPEQLFDEQYQRERREEGARWWAVYTMSRREKELMRRLLPKQVPFFCPIIGVPKRSPQGRVRTTFSPLFSNYVFIHATEDERIQALQTNCISKCLEVKEEEELVFDLSQVHALISSKQELRHESRLEVGTPVRIKSGPFEGIKGEIVERRSEARLLIAVNYLQQGTSLAIKDFEVEKV encoded by the coding sequence ATGCCCATCCTGAAAGAAGAGAAGTCAATCTATCCGGAACAACTGTTTGACGAGCAGTATCAAAGAGAACGTCGTGAGGAAGGAGCACGCTGGTGGGCTGTTTATACGATGTCCCGTCGTGAAAAAGAGTTGATGCGGCGACTGCTCCCGAAGCAGGTTCCATTCTTTTGCCCGATCATCGGCGTGCCAAAGCGTTCTCCTCAAGGTCGCGTCAGGACGACATTCTCACCGTTGTTCTCGAACTACGTTTTCATCCATGCGACAGAAGATGAGCGCATTCAGGCGTTGCAGACCAATTGCATCTCAAAATGTCTGGAAGTGAAAGAGGAAGAGGAACTCGTCTTTGATCTTTCTCAAGTCCACGCCTTAATCAGTTCCAAGCAGGAACTACGGCACGAATCACGTCTGGAAGTTGGCACCCCAGTGCGTATCAAATCGGGCCCCTTTGAAGGAATCAAAGGAGAGATTGTCGAGAGAAGAAGTGAAGCCCGATTGCTGATTGCGGTCAATTACTTACAACAGGGAACGTCGTTAGCAATCAAAGATTTCGAAGTCGAGAAAGTCTAA
- a CDS encoding M1 family metallopeptidase translates to MATLLFLIASVVAQPLSAQVTNSKYGQADSFRQLDEILPTPTESRLGSGAPGPQYWQQRADYVIQVEIDDEKKHLTGSEKVTYHNKSPHTLRYLWLQLDANIFAPDSDSALTSTAPSLSRISTNSLKRLRTRQAFDGSMTVTKVVDGQGQPLKHTLVKTMMRIDLPAPLEPSESFTFEVDWNYAINNSDLVPGRTGYEDFEKDGNTIYEIAHWFPRLVAYTDYAGWQHKQFLGRGEFTLELGDYELSITVPNDHIVSASGVLQNPDEVLSEAQRQRLETAKNATKPVFIVTPEEAEKNESSKPTGKKTWVFKADNVRDVAFATSRKFIWDAQRHNVEGQSVWAMSFYPKEAEPLWSRYSTHSIIHTLDVYSRYTFPYPYPVAISVNGPVYGMEYPMICFNGPRPEEDKTYSDRTKYGLISVIIHEVGHNYFPMIVNSDERQWTWMDEGLNTFLQYLAEQEWEEKYPSRRGEPKLIVPYMRSSSQVPIMTNSESILQFGNNAYAKPATALNILRESILGRELFDFAFKEYARRWKFKRPTPSDFFRTMEDASGVDLDWFWRGWFYSTDHVDISINKIRLYTLASPDPEVEKGEKKREREEEPKTVPSQRNKDLPKRVDQFPELKDFYNDFDKLDVTENDKKAYEKFLKSLDEDEKELLLEKRNFYIFDFENVGGLVMPIIVECHFEDDTKQILRIPAEIWRHNNQKVSKLFITPKTIESIQIDPHLETADTDVENNHWPRKVIKSRFQLYKEKKSKNEMQKAKSLQKDASKDTQK, encoded by the coding sequence TTGGCGACTTTACTATTTCTGATCGCTTCGGTTGTTGCTCAGCCTCTCTCTGCTCAGGTGACAAATTCGAAATATGGGCAAGCAGACTCTTTCCGACAGTTGGACGAGATTCTGCCAACACCGACCGAATCGCGACTCGGTTCCGGAGCGCCGGGTCCACAGTATTGGCAGCAACGTGCAGATTACGTGATTCAGGTTGAAATCGACGATGAGAAAAAACATCTGACCGGCTCGGAAAAAGTGACTTATCACAACAAGTCGCCACACACATTGAGGTATTTGTGGCTTCAACTTGATGCAAACATTTTCGCACCCGATTCCGATTCTGCACTCACCTCAACGGCGCCATCTTTGTCGCGGATTTCAACCAATAGCTTGAAAAGATTACGTACGCGGCAAGCGTTCGATGGTTCCATGACGGTCACGAAAGTTGTGGACGGACAAGGGCAACCGCTCAAGCACACTCTTGTCAAAACGATGATGCGGATCGACCTCCCTGCTCCGCTTGAACCTTCGGAGTCATTTACGTTTGAAGTTGACTGGAACTACGCAATCAATAACAGCGACTTGGTTCCGGGGCGGACCGGCTATGAGGACTTCGAGAAAGACGGAAACACAATCTACGAAATCGCTCATTGGTTCCCACGACTTGTGGCCTACACAGACTACGCAGGTTGGCAACACAAACAGTTTTTGGGCCGAGGAGAGTTTACACTTGAGTTGGGGGACTATGAACTCAGCATTACAGTCCCGAACGATCATATTGTCTCGGCGTCAGGAGTTCTTCAGAATCCTGATGAAGTTTTGAGTGAAGCCCAGCGACAAAGGCTTGAGACTGCAAAAAATGCTACGAAGCCGGTTTTCATCGTAACCCCTGAGGAGGCGGAGAAGAACGAATCTTCAAAGCCGACCGGAAAGAAGACCTGGGTTTTCAAAGCTGACAATGTCCGTGACGTTGCCTTTGCGACATCGCGAAAATTCATCTGGGATGCGCAGCGACACAACGTCGAAGGCCAATCCGTCTGGGCGATGTCTTTCTATCCCAAAGAAGCGGAGCCGTTATGGAGTCGGTATTCGACGCACTCGATTATCCACACGCTGGATGTCTATTCACGATACACATTCCCGTACCCCTACCCGGTTGCGATTTCCGTGAACGGACCGGTTTACGGGATGGAATATCCAATGATCTGCTTCAATGGTCCACGACCTGAAGAGGACAAAACGTATTCAGATCGAACGAAGTATGGATTGATCTCCGTCATCATCCATGAGGTGGGACACAACTACTTTCCAATGATCGTCAACAGCGATGAACGGCAGTGGACCTGGATGGATGAAGGGTTGAACACATTCTTGCAGTATCTCGCTGAACAGGAATGGGAAGAGAAGTATCCGTCACGGCGAGGTGAGCCGAAACTGATCGTGCCTTACATGCGAAGCTCGTCGCAAGTTCCCATCATGACGAACTCAGAGTCGATCCTGCAATTCGGGAATAATGCGTATGCCAAACCGGCGACAGCTCTGAATATTCTTCGGGAGTCAATTCTCGGTCGAGAGTTGTTTGATTTTGCCTTCAAAGAATATGCCCGACGCTGGAAGTTCAAACGTCCTACACCTTCGGACTTCTTCCGAACAATGGAAGATGCCTCGGGGGTCGATCTCGACTGGTTCTGGCGGGGGTGGTTCTATTCAACAGATCATGTTGACATTTCCATTAACAAAATTCGTCTTTACACATTGGCGTCTCCTGACCCTGAGGTGGAAAAAGGCGAGAAGAAACGGGAACGCGAAGAAGAACCGAAAACTGTTCCGAGTCAGCGAAATAAGGATTTGCCCAAACGAGTCGATCAGTTTCCAGAGCTGAAAGATTTCTACAACGATTTCGATAAACTCGACGTGACAGAGAATGATAAGAAGGCCTACGAGAAATTCTTGAAGTCTCTTGATGAAGACGAAAAGGAATTGCTTCTGGAAAAGCGAAATTTCTATATCTTCGATTTTGAAAACGTCGGCGGGTTGGTCATGCCGATTATTGTCGAGTGCCATTTTGAGGATGACACAAAACAGATTCTGCGCATCCCTGCGGAAATCTGGCGACATAACAATCAAAAAGTCTCGAAACTGTTTATCACTCCGAAAACGATTGAGTCGATTCAGATTGATCCACACTTGGAAACCGCAGATACCGATGTTGAAAACAATCACTGGCCGAGAAAAGTGATCAAGTCTCGATTCCAGTTGTATAAAGAAAAGAAATCGAAGAACGAAATGCAGAAAGCCAAGTCGCTTCAGAAAGATGCTTCAAAAGATACACAGAAGTAA